A stretch of the Hypomesus transpacificus isolate Combined female chromosome 12, fHypTra1, whole genome shotgun sequence genome encodes the following:
- the LOC124474973 gene encoding ly6/PLAUR domain-containing protein 1-like codes for MRLLIFATLFGIHLHTGPALQIQCYQCEEVRLSDCSTPEYIVNCTVNVQDTCQKEILVREDGIHYRQSCASSAACLISSSGYQQFCTGKLHSVCITCCSTPLCNGPRLKKRPYPSHAPSPLPPAPLLAPLLALLLPPLLALT; via the exons ATGCGGCTTCTCATTTTCGCAACTCTATTTGGAATTCATCTCCATACAG GCCCAGCTCTGCAGATCCAGTGCTACCAGTGTGAGGAGGTGAGGCTCAGCGACTGCTCCACGCCCGAATACATCGTCAACTGCACCGTCAACGTCCAGGACACCTGCCAGAAGGAGATCCTGGTCCGGGAGGATG GTATCCACTACAGGCAGTCTTGTGCATCGTCAGCTGCCTGCCTCATCTCGTCCTCGGGGTACCAGCAGTTCTGCACCGGGAAGCTTCACTCGGTCTGCATCACCTGCTGCAGCACCCCGCTCTGCAACGGGCCCCGGCTGAAGAAGAGACCCTACCCCTcacatgccccctcccccctgccccccgcccccctactGGCCCCCCTTCTGGCCCTGCTGCTGCCACCCCTCCTTGCTCTGACATAG